From the genome of Amycolatopsis sp. NBC_01488, one region includes:
- a CDS encoding CoA transferase, with product MPENAVPEILDGVWRTLTGEAPGPVELTGTEDVLPGPYRVAAAARATIAAATLAAAEMLKLRGIEPGVVTADTRHAAAAFASEGLSRVEGAEPESVWAPLSGNYRTADGWVRLHCNYPKHEAAVCWGLGVPGSRDAVTKAVAGRGAREVEHAVVSAGGAAAQLRSPEEWAAHPQGSAVASLPLVDLAPIGEAPKRTLFYSDRPLGGVRILELTHVLAGPVAGRVLAAHGADVLHVGAAHLPRVETLVRDTGQGKRSTFVALDTEGGRARLKKLISRADVLVQSFRPGALERIGFGPSELATLRPGLVIADLSAYGWEGPWARRRGFDSLVQMSNGIAFGPDGDPSPLPVQALDHGTGWLAAAAIMTALRRQTTDGGTWRARLSLAGTGHWLDSLGRKDSARSDVDFGDLLEDVDSGYGRLTRVRVAGGLPGAEPHWDFGTRLPGVDKPTWTP from the coding sequence GTGCCCGAGAACGCTGTGCCGGAGATCCTGGACGGCGTCTGGCGCACCCTCACCGGGGAAGCGCCGGGACCGGTCGAGCTGACCGGCACCGAAGACGTGCTGCCCGGCCCGTACCGGGTGGCGGCCGCCGCGCGGGCGACGATCGCCGCCGCGACGCTGGCCGCGGCGGAGATGCTGAAGCTGCGCGGGATCGAGCCCGGCGTCGTCACGGCGGACACCCGCCACGCGGCGGCGGCGTTCGCGAGCGAAGGGCTCTCGCGCGTCGAGGGTGCCGAGCCCGAATCGGTCTGGGCACCGTTGTCGGGCAACTACCGCACGGCCGACGGCTGGGTGCGCCTGCACTGCAACTACCCGAAGCACGAAGCGGCGGTGTGCTGGGGACTCGGCGTCCCCGGCAGCCGCGACGCGGTGACCAAGGCCGTCGCCGGCCGCGGCGCGCGCGAGGTCGAGCACGCCGTCGTCAGCGCCGGGGGAGCGGCGGCCCAGCTGCGTTCGCCGGAGGAGTGGGCCGCGCACCCGCAGGGTTCGGCCGTGGCTTCGCTGCCCTTGGTGGACCTGGCGCCGATCGGCGAAGCGCCGAAGCGGACGTTGTTCTACTCGGACCGTCCGCTGGGTGGCGTCCGGATCCTGGAGCTGACGCACGTCCTCGCCGGCCCGGTGGCCGGCCGGGTGCTGGCCGCGCACGGCGCCGACGTCCTGCACGTGGGGGCGGCGCACCTGCCGCGCGTCGAGACGCTGGTGCGCGACACCGGCCAGGGCAAGCGGTCGACGTTCGTCGCGCTGGACACCGAGGGCGGCCGCGCGCGGCTGAAGAAGCTGATCAGCCGGGCGGACGTGCTGGTGCAGTCGTTCCGGCCGGGCGCGCTGGAGCGGATCGGTTTCGGGCCTTCGGAGCTGGCGACCCTGCGGCCGGGCTTGGTGATCGCGGACTTGAGCGCGTACGGCTGGGAAGGCCCGTGGGCGCGCCGGCGCGGGTTCGACAGCCTGGTGCAGATGTCGAACGGCATCGCGTTCGGTCCCGACGGCGACCCGTCGCCGCTCCCGGTCCAGGCCCTGGACCACGGAACGGGCTGGCTGGCAGCGGCGGCGATCATGACGGCCCTACGCCGCCAGACCACCGACGGCGGCACATGGCGGGCCCGGCTGTCCCTGGCGGGCACGGGCCACTGGCTGGATTCCCTGGGCCGCAAGGATTCCGCGCGTTCGGACGTCGATTTCGGCGACCTGCTGGAGGACGTGGACAGCGGCTACGGCCGGTTGACACGCGTCCGGGTGGCGGGCGGGTTGCCGGGAGCGGAGCCGCACTGGGACTTCGGGACCCGGCTGCCGGGAGTCGACAAACCGACCTGGACGCCTTAA
- the hemQ gene encoding hydrogen peroxide-dependent heme synthase — MARVNYNELNDTIRYTTWSVFRIEPGRLGEDRGAAGRETAEYLDGLEAKGVVVRGVYDLSGLRADADFMIWWHAEEIEQVQAAYSGFRRTPLGRASTPVWSQTALHRPAEFNKSHIPAFLAGEEARKFICVYPFVRSYEWYLLPDADRRKMLADHGKEARDYPDVRANTVASFALGDYEWILAFEADELHRIVDLMRHLRGTEARLHVREEIPFYTGTRVPAAELVAALP, encoded by the coding sequence ATGGCGCGGGTCAACTACAACGAGCTCAACGACACCATCCGCTACACGACCTGGTCGGTCTTCCGGATCGAGCCCGGCCGGCTGGGCGAAGACCGCGGGGCCGCCGGTCGCGAGACGGCCGAGTACCTCGACGGTCTCGAGGCCAAGGGCGTCGTCGTCCGGGGTGTCTACGACCTGTCCGGCCTGCGTGCCGACGCCGACTTCATGATCTGGTGGCACGCCGAGGAGATCGAGCAGGTCCAGGCGGCCTACTCCGGCTTCCGCCGGACCCCGCTCGGGCGCGCGTCGACCCCGGTCTGGAGCCAGACCGCGCTGCACCGGCCCGCCGAGTTCAACAAGAGCCACATCCCGGCCTTCCTCGCCGGCGAAGAGGCGCGCAAGTTCATCTGCGTCTACCCGTTCGTGCGCTCCTACGAGTGGTACCTGCTGCCGGACGCCGACCGCCGCAAGATGCTCGCCGACCACGGCAAGGAAGCCCGCGACTACCCGGACGTGCGCGCCAACACCGTCGCGTCCTTCGCGCTGGGCGACTACGAGTGGATCCTCGCGTTCGAGGCGGACGAGCTGCACCGGATCGTCGACCTGATGCGGCACCTGCGCGGCACCGAGGCGCGGCTGCACGTGCGCGAGGAGATCCCGTTCTACACCGGTACCCGCGTGCCGGCCGCCGAGCTCGTCGCGGCTCTGCCGTAG